Sequence from the Chitinophagaceae bacterium genome:
CCAGTAATTGAAGGTAGCGACTAACTGTTTTGTTATCAATTTTTAAAGTGTTAGACAATTCAAGAGTAGAGACTTCACTTCCGGTTTGATAAGCCAGCAATCTGAGCAAGTCTAAAATGCTTTGTGCTCTTTTAATTTTCTGAAATTCCATTATATCTTTAATCAGATAAGCATTCATAATTTCAGTTATCCGCTGTTGCTTTTTTTCAAAAGTATTATAAGTAACGACTTCCGGATATGAGCCATAAACAAGGTAGTCTCCAACATTTTGCTCAATTTCATATTCTGTATGATGATGGAGTAACTCCAAAATGGATACCGGGAATAAGTTAAGCTGGTTTTTTCTCCCTGTTAATGGTTCTTCCGTTTCATTTGCAAGATCAAAAGATGATGAACCGGTTGCAATCACGTAAATACCGGGAATGTGGTCAACAACAAGTTTGAGTGCCTGCCCAATAAGGTTGATTTTTTGCGCCTCATCTATAACAAGCAATTCAGTATTTCCAATCATCTTTTTTATCAGGTTAAGATCGCACTTACTGAAATCATTTGAAAATACAAGATCGTCTCCCGTAAAGAACTTATATTGCAGAGAGGTTTTTTTTAGAAATGCATTTACTAAGGTTGTTTTACCTACCTGTCTTGGCCCGTAGATTATCAATACCTTGTTTTTTTCAAGATTATCCTGAATTTGAATTGCTCTGTTTAACATTTGTAGGAGTTCTGTTCCTATAAAAACACTAAACTATAGGAATTAAGTTCCTATAATTATCATTTATCCTAAAAAGAACCGTCCGCATCAAAATAGAACACCAGGTTTTTACGCTTATTTTGATTTATAATGCCTTTTATTTTATCGATTATTGTCATTATATATAATGTAGCTTTTTATTTTCTTCAAAACAAAACCTTCCAGCTACCTCCCTTTGTAGGGCCTGTCCGTTCAATTCTTTTTTTCTTTTTTAATTTATCGATGTGGTACCTACCCCTCTTCTTGAAAGTCCTGTTTTGTCTTGAAGTTCTTTTACTGTTATTTTAGGATCGGTTTCCATGGCATTGAGAATGATTTCCACAGTTTTCCCCGAACTTTTCCCCGAACTTTTTCCCGAACTTTTTCCCGAACTTATAGGTCTGCTAAGGCATATTGTAAACATGCCATCGGTGTGAAATTCCGGTTCAGCGAGGCCTGATTCTTTCATTAAGTCTTTCATGCGGCCAATACCTGAACCTGCCTGTCCCACCATACTTATACGCACAAAAAGGCCAAAAATTAAAGGGTTTCTACTGTGACTCTTTTTCTGTCCTGTCCTTTAGCGCCCCCGCTACGGACACCATCAATAAGGCAAATACTGAAAGTTCGGGATTGCAAATCCCGAACAGCGGCTGCTAACTTTTAAAGTTATCTCATTAACACAAAAACGATAACTGCCTCCAAACTTTTTTGGAACCTGGCATTTATCCTTTATTCCTTCACACAACGCACCGAAAGGCCAATACTCAGTTCTATTTTTAGCATATCTATCCGGTCATGAGCAGACATTACTAAAGCATCGGCAGTATCCGGAAATCCTTCAGCAGCACTCCAATAATAGCCGGAATCGCTGAAGAATGCAAAACTCCCATCATCGCAGCGGAAACCGGCAGGCAAGCCGGAAAAACCACTTTCATTTGTATGTAAATGACCCTTTTCCCAGAATTCAATACTTTTCAAAGAACCACCGGATGTACTCCCGTATAATGAAATGAGATTCAGGTAGTCTGTGTCATTCGGAATGCGCCAGCCCTCCGGTGCCAGGCCTCTCGGATCGGTGACCGCATAGCCGTTATACAATTTACCGTATTGTTTTGTGGCTTTTGGAAAATTAAGCGGATAACACCAGGCCGGCTCTTTGTTTTCTACCGCTTTTGCCCATGCTTCATCAGATGCTGC
This genomic interval carries:
- a CDS encoding ATP-binding protein; translation: MLNRAIQIQDNLEKNKVLIIYGPRQVGKTTLVNAFLKKTSLQYKFFTGDDLVFSNDFSKCDLNLIKKMIGNTELLVIDEAQKINLIGQALKLVVDHIPGIYVIATGSSSFDLANETEEPLTGRKNQLNLFPVSILELLHHHTEYEIEQNVGDYLVYGSYPEVVTYNTFEKKQQRITEIMNAYLIKDIMEFQKIKRAQSILDLLRLLAYQTGSEVSTLELSNTLKIDNKTVSRYLQLLEKSFVIFSLQGFSKNLRKEVTKMKKYYFYDIGIRNALISNFNRIETRNDAGQLWENFLAVERKKRNAYKMIPMNYYFWRIYNGKEIDWIEERDGNLYGFEFKWREKKVKAPKLFTETYPNATFEVVTPGNFLHFVS